The Nitrospiria bacterium sequence GTTCACGGTAGGTCAGACTGTACGAGTGGGTGATCTTGCCGAATTGAGCCTGGCCGCGAAGAAGCTCGCCCGAGCCAAAAAGATTTCCCTGGGTGATGTCCACCATTCCCACCAGACGATCGACGGAGCTGTACCCGCCGCCGACGCTGAATGAGCCGGTCGACTTTTCCTTGACTTGAACATTCAGATCCACCTGGTCCGGGCCCACCCGTTGCGGCACGATCTCCACGGAGTCGAAGAAATTCAGATTGTTGATGCGCTGGAAGCTACGCCGCAACAATTTGGTGTCCACCAGCTCCTGCTCGTTCAAGCGCAGCTCCCGGCGAATCACCTTGTCGCGGGTTTTGTCGTTTCCCGAGATCGTGATTTGACGGACCCGCATTTGATTGTCTTCGGTGACCTCCAGGGACAAGTCCACCGTCTTCATCGCCGGGTTCGATGTGTACTGCGGGATCACTGTGGCGTAGAGATAGCCCTTCTCGCCGTACAAATCATGGATCGCCGCCACGCCGTCCCGCAACACATTTTTTCGGAACAGATCCCCCTCCTTCAACTTCAAGGCTTCCCGCAGGCGATCGGTCGAAAGAACGTGGTTGCCGTTCAGGGTAATCGTTCGGACCCGGAACTGGTCACCCTCGATCAATGGAAACACAATGGACGTGCGGACCGTATGAAATTGGTAGGGATAGTCGATCTCTCCGTGCAGAATGGGAAAGGTCACAAGGGTCTGGGACCGGTCTTCCTTAAAATCGATCGACGGGGTTCCCACCTGGATTTGAAGGTACCCGTTGTTCAGATAATAATCCTTCAGCTTGTCGATGTCCTCGTTCAAGGCTTCCTTCTTGAAATATCCGCTGCTGGTCAGCCAGGAGGTCATATACGAATATTCCTGCGTGTCGATGTTTTTCTGAAGCGTTCGGCGCGGAAAGTTTTTGTTTCCGTTAAAGTCGATTTTTTTAACCGTCGCTTTGGCCCCTTCCTTGATGTAAAATGTCAGGGCCGCCTTGTCTCCCTCCATCTTCAGAACCGGGATAACAATCGTGTTATAATAGCCCTCCTCGTCATAATACTGCCGCAGCTTTTCCGCGTTTTCTTTCACCTCCCGATCGTCCAGGAAGCTCTGCGGCTTGATCGTGATCTTCTCCTTCAGCTTGTCGGCAAGAACTTCCACGTTGCCCACGAAGTTCGTCTCGGTGATGTAAGGCCGTTCGGACACCTGGTAGATGACCTTCACGCCACCGTCCGCCGGTTCCGAATCCACCCGCACATCCCCAAAAAAACCCAATTGATAGAGTGCGTTGATATCTTCGCGGATCCGGTCCGCCGATAAAGGGCTTCCTTCCGTCGTTTTGATCCGGGACCGAATGGTCGACGTCTCGATCCTCTTGTTGCCGCGAATCTCGATCGCCACGACGGTCTTTCCCTCCGTAGGATTTCCGATTTGTCCGAATGATGTTTGATCTAAATTAAGATTGAAGCCCCAGATGAAGATCAATACGGTCAACGGCGCCCAACGCCTGAGCATTCGTCCAATAAACCTTTCCTTTGCGTCAATGATGAAAATTTCTTTATTGTAACATCTGAAAAATTAATTGTAAATCAAAAATCATCCTCTCGCGAGACGACCCAAAACTCAGGTCGTTGCCTGTTCGAAAAGAGGGTTTTTGAAATTCAGCCGGGAAGAATCAGGGATGGAACGACCCGTCAATCTCTAGCGGGTACGAACCTCGATATACTGGATACGGCCCCGGTCGTTGATGAACGCGTTGGCGATCCAACTGATCACCGACAGGAAAAGCGCTCCGAATACGGAAGACCAAAAGCCGGTCACGTGAAATCCCTTCACCACGGCCCCGGCGATGTACAGCATGAATCCATTGATGACCAGAACGAACAGGCCCAGCGTCAGAAGGGTGATCGGAAGCGTCAGGAAAAGCAGGATGGGTCGAACGACGGAATTCATGACGCCCAGCACCGCCGCGGCCACGAATGCGGCCAGAAGATGATCCACCTCGATCCCCTTAACGACATGACTGACGAGGATCAACGCCAGCGCATTGATAACCCATCGAATTAAGATCCCTTTCATATCGGCCAGCTTACTGGATGTGTTTAAAAAAAGCAATGCATTTCATCGCGACTTGGCGCAACGGAATCCCGTATCCGGGTATCGGTCCAACGGATCCGCGAACAAACGATGCGCCGCGCGGTAGAAGAGGCCCAGGGTGTAATGCCCTCCCCCTCCGCCCCAACTTCCCCCGCGAATCACCTTCAATCCTTCTCCGAACAGGGGGCTGGTTTGCGAGTTGCCCGGATAGGGTTGATACCCGTCCTCCACCCATTCGCCGACGTTTCCGATCAAATCATAAACTCCATAAGGACTCTTTCCGGACTCGAAATGGCCGACCGGCATCGTATCGTTGGGTTCGGAGTCGCCCGTATTCGCACGGCCGGCCTCGTAAGTGTTCCCCCAGGGATACTCGAGTCCGTCCGGACCCCGCGCGGATTTTTCCCATTCGGCCTCGGTCGGCAGCCGCCTTCCCGCCCATCGACAATACTGTTGCGCATCGTACCAGCTGACGAAGGCCACGGGATGGTTGTCGCGGCCGGGGGCGAACGTCCCGTTTTTCCAGTCGGGCGGAATCCGGTATCCGGTCCGGTCCGTGAAGACCTTGTACTGCGCCTGCGTGACTTCAAACCGATCGATAAAGAACAAGGGAAGATAGATTTTTCGTTGCGGGTGTTCATCCTGATACAAGGGCCGGACCATGCCCATTTGAACTCCGATCCCTTCGGTATCGACCTTGTCGCTTCCCATGATAAAATCCCCGGCCGGAATCGCCACCATCCCGTTCGGAGCGGACGGCTGGGAACATCCCCACAATAAAATGACCGCCATCCCGATTCGACCGATGCAAGCCCTTTTCTTTCTCCGGGATCCTTGCACTGAAAACGCGGACCGACGCAGGCCGTCAGTCATGGATCTCCCATCCCTGATCCGCAAAGCTGACGTACCGACCGTCTCCGAGCACGATGTGGTCCAGGACCTTGATGCCCATAATCCGACCGGCCTTCACAAGACGCCGCGTCAATTCGCGATCCTCGGGACTCGGGGCAGGGTCCCCGCTGGGATGATTATGCAACAGGATGACGGCGGACGCGGACTCCCGCACGGCCGGCTTGAACACCTCGCGCGGATGAACAATATTGAGGGACAGGCTTCCCGTGGATACGGTGATCTCCTTCAGCAACCGGTTCTTACCGTCGAACATCAGCAGCATAAAATGCTCTTTTTTGGCATCCCGGAGCAGGGGATAATAATGATGATAGACGTCCCGGCTGGAAAGGGCGCGAAGCTCCCCGTGAAGAGGCTGCGCCAGCGACCGTCGCCCCAATTCCAGAGAGGCCAGGATCTGCGAGGCCTTGGCCGGTCCGATTCCATCGACCGCGCATAACTCAGAAACGCTGATCTGTTTTAGCGCGGCCAATCCGCCGAACCGCCTCAGGAGAAGATGGGCCACCTCGACCGCGCTGCACTTTTTCCGGCCGGTCCGCAACAAAATCGCCAGAAGCTGCGCATCGGAGAGCGTTTCCGGTCCCTGCCGAATCAATCGCTCGCGGGGACGTTCGGTCTCCGGCCAGCTTTTAATACCCTTTGCGGTATTCGTCTTCACCGAATCCATCGCTCCGGCTCCTGTATTTTATGTAGTCTGTTACTTACAAAAATTACAATTTTCGGCATTTTCAAATGGATGAATGAGCGGCTAGGATCTTCCACTTATGCCATTTCATTATAATTTCAATTGCTTAAGAGCCTGTTCAAAAATGGCACATCGCTTGCAGTAAGGTATGGTCAAGATTTCAACCACGCAAGGAGGGTGACTTCCATGAAATGTCCAAAATGCAACGGCTTGATGTTCATCGAACGGTTTGCCGATTACTTTCTGACTTTTCATGCATGGAAATGCGTCAATTGCGGCGCGATCATGGATCAAACCATCCTGTCCAACCGGGCCAAGGGCGCCGAAATGGAGTTGATGCTCCAGACGGTCCCCACCGAAAAGAATACCGACGACTGAGAACCGGGACGATCCAAGCCGGCTCAAACGGGTTTTCCGCTGAAGGCGGGAAACCCGTTTTTTTCAGGTCGCCCGCGTTCGAATCCGCGCACGGCCGTTCAGCG is a genomic window containing:
- the bamA gene encoding outer membrane protein assembly factor BamA, whose protein sequence is MLRRWAPLTVLIFIWGFNLNLDQTSFGQIGNPTEGKTVVAIEIRGNKRIETSTIRSRIKTTEGSPLSADRIREDINALYQLGFFGDVRVDSEPADGGVKVIYQVSERPYITETNFVGNVEVLADKLKEKITIKPQSFLDDREVKENAEKLRQYYDEEGYYNTIVIPVLKMEGDKAALTFYIKEGAKATVKKIDFNGNKNFPRRTLQKNIDTQEYSYMTSWLTSSGYFKKEALNEDIDKLKDYYLNNGYLQIQVGTPSIDFKEDRSQTLVTFPILHGEIDYPYQFHTVRTSIVFPLIEGDQFRVRTITLNGNHVLSTDRLREALKLKEGDLFRKNVLRDGVAAIHDLYGEKGYLYATVIPQYTSNPAMKTVDLSLEVTEDNQMRVRQITISGNDKTRDKVIRRELRLNEQELVDTKLLRRSFQRINNLNFFDSVEIVPQRVGPDQVDLNVQVKEKSTGSFSVGGGYSSVDRLVGMVDITQGNLFGSGELLRGQAQFGKITHSYSLTYREPYMFDHPVSGTVDLFNQRRDFDSYSEKTIGGDVVLGKYFTEYITGTMNYTLETLDVFHLTSVAPLRIQEQSGKSVTGSVGGTLARDTRDFYFDPKEGTRTALTVQYASQYLGGNNNFVKTTVDGGQFYPLFWDTVFSLHSLFGYAHGMQGTELPIPERFYVGGINTVRGFKFGRAGPVDPATNEVLGGNKELVFNAEYIFPLVPEAKVKGVLFFDAGRAFDDDEPVLLRALRYGTGIELRWISPIGPLRLEWGYNLHPQGTEAHSAVEFTIGTLF
- a CDS encoding phage holin family protein, translated to MKGILIRWVINALALILVSHVVKGIEVDHLLAAFVAAAVLGVMNSVVRPILLFLTLPITLLTLGLFVLVINGFMLYIAGAVVKGFHVTGFWSSVFGALFLSVISWIANAFINDRGRIQYIEVRTR
- the radC gene encoding DNA repair protein RadC, with amino-acid sequence MDSVKTNTAKGIKSWPETERPRERLIRQGPETLSDAQLLAILLRTGRKKCSAVEVAHLLLRRFGGLAALKQISVSELCAVDGIGPAKASQILASLELGRRSLAQPLHGELRALSSRDVYHHYYPLLRDAKKEHFMLLMFDGKNRLLKEITVSTGSLSLNIVHPREVFKPAVRESASAVILLHNHPSGDPAPSPEDRELTRRLVKAGRIMGIKVLDHIVLGDGRYVSFADQGWEIHD
- a CDS encoding formylglycine-generating enzyme family protein, yielding MTDGLRRSAFSVQGSRRKKRACIGRIGMAVILLWGCSQPSAPNGMVAIPAGDFIMGSDKVDTEGIGVQMGMVRPLYQDEHPQRKIYLPLFFIDRFEVTQAQYKVFTDRTGYRIPPDWKNGTFAPGRDNHPVAFVSWYDAQQYCRWAGRRLPTEAEWEKSARGPDGLEYPWGNTYEAGRANTGDSEPNDTMPVGHFESGKSPYGVYDLIGNVGEWVEDGYQPYPGNSQTSPLFGEGLKVIRGGSWGGGGGHYTLGLFYRAAHRLFADPLDRYPDTGFRCAKSR